One segment of Thermoanaerobacter kivui DNA contains the following:
- the nuoE gene encoding NADH-quinone oxidoreductase subunit NuoE: MCNCCCKGSKDPRFEKVDEILSKLANERGALIAILQHVQHEFGYLPEDVIFYIASKTGIPASKIYGVATFYAQFHLKPRGKYVIRVCLGTACHVKGANKILAEFEKQLGIKAGETTSDLKFTLERVGCLGACGLAPTVMVNEKTYGKMTPEKVSEVLKEYSDVEAAASAQ; the protein is encoded by the coding sequence ATGTGTAATTGCTGCTGCAAAGGAAGTAAAGATCCAAGGTTTGAGAAAGTCGATGAGATATTATCCAAGCTCGCAAATGAGAGAGGAGCGCTTATCGCTATTCTTCAGCATGTTCAACATGAATTTGGATATTTGCCTGAAGATGTAATTTTCTACATTGCAAGCAAAACAGGAATTCCTGCCAGCAAGATTTATGGTGTTGCTACTTTCTATGCACAGTTCCATCTAAAACCAAGGGGGAAATATGTTATCAGAGTTTGTCTTGGGACTGCTTGCCATGTTAAAGGTGCTAACAAAATTCTTGCGGAGTTCGAGAAGCAGTTGGGTATTAAAGCTGGAGAGACCACAAGTGATTTGAAATTCACTTTGGAGAGAGTTGGATGTCTTGGTGCATGCGGTTTGGCACCAACTGTCATGGTAAATGAAAAAACTTATGGTAAAATGACTCCTGAGAAGGTTAGCGAGGTATTAAAAGAGTACAGTGATGTGGAAGCAGCAGCTTCTGCACAATAA
- the nuoF gene encoding NADH-quinone oxidoreductase subunit NuoF translates to MVKLKSIQELENLREKIKEAKKKEKIVIRICGGTGCRASGSLAVRDELVKVLKREGFANVDVNLSSDCLENTSEVHVKMTGCQGFCAQGPLMTIEPLGVFYVGVKPEDVEEIVEKSIKKNEIIERLLYHDPATGKTYVKRDENPFYAKQTRLVLKHCGTVDPASVYDYIAEGGYSAIAKALTMDRKQIIDEVIKSGLRGRGGAGFPTGEKWLGAYKNQSPKKYIICNGDEGDPGAFMDRSVMEGDPHKVIEGMMIGAYAIGSDEGYIYVRAEYPLAVQMLRKAIEECEKLGLLGDNILGTGFSFRLHVREGAGAFVCGESTALTYSIEGKRGMPRVRPPRTNECGLWEMPTVLNNVETFACIPEIILNGGEWFASIGTPTSTGTKIFALSGKVNRTGLVEVPMGLKLRELIFDIGGGIANNKKFKAVQLGGPSGGCVPESQLDLPIDFDSLSKAGAIMGSGGVVVVDEDTCMVDFAKFFTNFIVEESCGKCIPCREGNKKMLEILERITEGKGKEGDIELLEELGDVIISASLCGLGKTAPNPVLSTIKHFRDEYEAHIRDKKCPAGACQALAAYKIDPGKCIGCGKCVKVCPVGAISGEKKKPHVIDQSKCIKCGACAENCPKGAIYKG, encoded by the coding sequence ATGGTGAAGTTAAAATCCATACAAGAGTTAGAAAATTTAAGAGAAAAGATAAAAGAAGCAAAGAAAAAAGAGAAAATAGTTATACGTATATGCGGTGGAACTGGTTGTAGAGCTTCAGGTTCACTGGCTGTTAGAGATGAACTTGTAAAAGTTCTCAAAAGAGAAGGGTTTGCAAATGTTGATGTGAACTTATCAAGTGACTGTCTTGAGAATACAAGTGAAGTTCATGTTAAAATGACAGGTTGTCAAGGTTTCTGCGCACAAGGTCCTCTTATGACAATAGAGCCTTTAGGGGTATTTTATGTAGGTGTAAAGCCTGAAGATGTGGAAGAGATTGTGGAAAAGAGCATTAAGAAAAATGAAATAATAGAAAGGCTTTTATACCACGATCCAGCTACAGGTAAAACCTATGTAAAGAGGGATGAAAATCCTTTCTATGCGAAACAGACACGTCTTGTTTTAAAGCATTGTGGTACTGTTGACCCAGCATCTGTATATGACTATATTGCTGAGGGTGGTTATTCAGCTATAGCTAAGGCTTTAACAATGGACCGTAAACAGATAATAGATGAGGTTATAAAGTCCGGGCTTAGAGGCCGCGGTGGTGCTGGATTCCCAACAGGAGAAAAGTGGCTTGGAGCTTATAAGAACCAAAGCCCTAAGAAGTATATTATATGTAATGGAGACGAAGGCGATCCTGGTGCTTTCATGGACAGAAGTGTTATGGAAGGCGATCCACATAAAGTAATTGAAGGTATGATGATAGGCGCTTATGCTATAGGATCTGATGAAGGATATATCTATGTACGTGCAGAATATCCTTTGGCTGTTCAGATGCTCAGAAAAGCAATTGAAGAATGCGAAAAATTGGGATTGCTTGGAGATAACATCCTTGGAACTGGTTTTTCATTTAGGTTACATGTAAGAGAAGGTGCAGGTGCATTTGTCTGTGGTGAATCCACTGCTCTTACTTACTCTATAGAAGGAAAACGTGGTATGCCAAGGGTTCGTCCACCAAGAACAAATGAGTGTGGACTTTGGGAGATGCCAACGGTTTTGAACAATGTTGAGACATTTGCATGCATACCAGAAATAATCCTAAATGGTGGAGAATGGTTTGCATCAATAGGTACTCCAACAAGTACTGGTACAAAGATCTTTGCTCTATCAGGAAAGGTTAACAGAACAGGTCTTGTTGAAGTCCCAATGGGATTGAAACTTCGTGAGCTTATATTTGATATAGGTGGCGGTATAGCAAATAACAAGAAATTTAAGGCAGTACAGTTAGGTGGTCCTTCAGGTGGATGTGTGCCTGAAAGTCAGTTAGACCTGCCTATAGATTTTGATTCATTGTCAAAAGCGGGAGCTATAATGGGTTCTGGAGGTGTTGTTGTAGTTGATGAAGATACCTGTATGGTTGACTTCGCAAAGTTCTTCACAAACTTCATAGTTGAGGAATCCTGTGGAAAGTGTATTCCATGCCGTGAAGGCAATAAGAAGATGTTAGAAATACTCGAGAGAATTACTGAAGGTAAAGGCAAGGAAGGAGATATTGAACTTCTTGAAGAACTTGGAGATGTAATAATAAGTGCTTCTCTTTGTGGTCTTGGCAAAACAGCTCCAAATCCTGTTCTTAGCACAATAAAGCATTTTAGAGATGAGTATGAGGCTCATATTCGTGATAAGAAATGCCCAGCAGGTGCTTGTCAAGCTCTTGCAGCATATAAAATTGACCCTGGTAAATGTATAGGTTGTGGTAAATGTGTAAAGGTTTGTCCTGTTGGTGCAATCTCGGGTGAGAAGAAAAAACCTCATGTAATTGACCAGAGCAAGTGTATTAAGTGCGGAGCATGTGCAGAAAATTGTCCAAAAGGCGCAATATATAAAGGTTAA